A stretch of the Rosa rugosa chromosome 5, drRosRugo1.1, whole genome shotgun sequence genome encodes the following:
- the LOC133707760 gene encoding mitochondrial import inner membrane translocase subunit PAM16 like 2: MAAKILANLIVMGSGILARAVVQAYRQALANASKSGVAQETLQNAARKAGKVMTEQEARQILGISEGTTWEEVVKRYDTLFENNAKNGSFYLQSKVHRAKECLEAAYKDKGQGTPTPS; the protein is encoded by the exons ATG GCCGCAAAGATTCTTGCTAACTTAATTGTGATGGGTTCCGGTATACTGGCGAGGGCCGTAGTTCAGGCATATCGTCAAGCACTTGCAA ATGCCTCGAAATCTGGTGTTGCCCAAGAAACGCTACAAAATGCTGCTCGTAAAGCAGGCAAAGTCATGACGGAGCAAGAAGCTAGGCAGATTCTTGGTATCTCAGAGGGAACCACTTGGGAGGAAGTCGTGAAG AGATACGACACGTTATTTGAAAACAATGCCAAGAACGGGAGCTTTTACCTCCAGTCAAAAGTTCACAGGGCCAAGGAATGTTTAGAAGCTGCCTATAAAGATAAAGGTCAAGGTACCCCTACCCCAAGTTGA